One stretch of Gambusia affinis linkage group LG05, SWU_Gaff_1.0, whole genome shotgun sequence DNA includes these proteins:
- the LOC122831798 gene encoding RIIa domain-containing protein 1 gives MGEVVKDVQKNLNASILNTDQQEKLRQFKIQTRINNETYLRAHPEVDEIIGDFLRHLLVKKPSDIREFAADHFSSISDPSDSVSKENSETD, from the exons ATGGGAGAAGTTGTAAAAGATGTTCAGAAGAATCTCAACGCTTCTATTTTAAATACCGACCAACAAGAGAAACTGCGACAGTTTAAG ATTCAAACAAGAATCAACAACGAAACGTATTTGAGAGCCCATCCAGAAGTGGATGAAATCATTGGCGACTTTCTAAG ACATTTGCTGGTTAAAAAGCCGTCTGACATTCGTGAATTTGCTGCAG ATCACTTCTCCTCCATAAGCGATCCTTCTGACTCTGtatcaaaagaaaacagtgaaacGGATTGA
- the il6r gene encoding interleukin-6 receptor subunit alpha produces the protein MNCALIILPVLEYSQFLLRLHEVKWDSVFCSRSASVSAGLRMEGQTPKMDVLLLLLCFLYVLPVWSIFDGICPRKDPPPGVVVVSPGSRLELTCSGHVKVNGVKVTLTRKVPSVNKKGSSSERTPTTQQARRNTAFTERSVKSSTVSERFHIPTTATGISTLLGERQRSGYSDVEHATSPQVVQPTPPSKTTTRGTSDWEDKEMKLQAEHEDKESEEGRRATREVKMRPQWQWNKQLMESVDRDWGGLEFLSDGSGLSLSSVRLTDAGKYTCRHRGEETLAVKVIVADPPETPIIFCYKRSPRSKIRCEWKPQKPVIKQPNCYLFLSTDHFPHGKIENFQQNQCSYSHQHSRCWCALEHIEDKRRTNHEAFLCVTNFLGNATSPLINFTPLDILTPDPPSNVMAHPVERREKMIKVTWNLPVTWKETDDFYDIIYEIRYKLSNSSNEQENRIRERMYLITDALPGAEYLIHLRVREEYDGHWSEWSSPVSARSWTERSDPTTPMTDLPFTEDYGSGFTDDSYPDGSTNELCANSVSCNILYHVIWIPAVFAIMCVLLAVYIFRYKDRFMNKLYSLNSTTHSEALSPPRLFVSTSSEEEALVSDSGPQLYKQSNTQQDGENERGQTEMERLEATNFNNKSYFFLQM, from the exons ATGAACTGTGCTTTAATAATCCTGCCTGTACTGGAATACAGTCAGTTTCTTCTCAGACTTCATGAAGTTAAATGGGACTCGGTGTTCTGCAGCCGTAGCGCAAGTGTCAGTGCTGGTCTGAGGATGGAGGGACAAACGCCAAAGATGGATGTTCTGCTACTTTTGCTGTGCTTTTTGTACGTCCTGCCAGTGTGGAGCATTTTTGATGGCATTTGTCCCAGAAAAG accctcctcctggtgtggTGGTTGTTTCTCCAGGAAGCAGGCTGGAACTGACCTGCAGCGGTCATGTGAAGGTGAATGGAGTGAAAGTCACCTTAACTAGAAAGGTCCCAAGTGTAAATAAGAAAGGATCTTCGTCAGAGAGAACTCCCACCACGCAGCAAGCTAGAAGAAACACGGCTTTTACAGAAAGAAGTGTTAAATCCTCTACAGTGAGCGAGAGATTCCACATTCCCACCACGGCGACTGGAATCAGCACTCTGCTGGGAGAACGCCAACGCAGCGGATATTCAGACGTGGAACACGCCACTTCTCCACAAGTGGTCCAGCCAACGCCTCCCAGCAAGACCACAACGAGGGGAACGTCAGACTGGGAGGATAAAGAGATGAAACTCCAGGCTGAACATGAAGACAAAGAGTCAGAGGAAGGCCGCAGAGCAACCAGAGAGGTTAAGATGAGGCCTCAGTGGCAGTGGAACAAACAGCTGATGGAGAGTGTAGACAGAGACTGGGGAGGACTTGAATTTCTGAGTGACGGCAGCGGTCTATCTCTGAGTTCAGTACGACTGACAGACGCTGGGAAATACACGTGTCGTCACAGGGGAGAAGAAACACTTGCTGTTAAGGTGATTGTTGCAG ATCCTCCTGAGACCCCAATCATCTTTTGCTACAAGAGGTCGCCCAGGAGTAAAATTCGCTGTGAATGGAAACCTCAGAAACCAGTAATCAAGCAACCTAACTGCTACCTTTTTCTGAGCACAGA TCATTTCCCTCATGGAAAAATAGAGAATTTCCAGCAAAACCAGTGCTCATACTCCCATCAGCACTCCCGCTGTTGGTGTGCTCTGGAGCACATTGAGGACAAGCGGAGGACGAACCATGAGGCTTTCCTGTGTGTTACAAACTTCTTGGGCAACGCCACCAGTCCCCTGATCAATTTCACACCTCTGGATATTT TGACGCCAGACCCCCCATCTAATGTGATGGCCCACCCAGTGGAGAGACGAGAGAAAATGATAAAGGTGACCTGGAACTTACCAGTAACCTGGAAGGAGACGGATGATTTTTATGACATAATCTATGAGATCAGATACAAACTTTCAAACTCCTCGAATGAACAG GAAAACAGAATTAGAGAACGCATGTACCTGATTACTGACGCTCTGCCTGGTGCTGAGTACCTGATTCATCTCAGAGTTAGAGAAGAATACGATGGTCATTGGAGCGAGTGGAGCTCACCTGTCTCTGCCAGAAGTTGGacag AAAGGAGTGATCCGACGACCCCAATG ACCGACTTGCCCTTCACTGAAGACTATGGTTCTGGTTTTACTGATGATAGCTACCCCGATG GTTCAACAAATGAGTTATGTGCCAACTCGGTTTCATGCAACATACTCTATCATGTTATTTGGATCCCTGCCGTTTTTGCCATCATGTGCGTCCTTTTGGCTGTCTACATCTTCAG ATACAAAGACAGGTTTATGAACAAACTCTACAGTCTAAATAGCACCACCCACAGTGAGGCCTTGTCTCCACCTCGTCTTTTTGTCTCTACGTCCTCAGAAGAAGAAGCTCTGGTGTCTGACTCTGGCCCGCAGCTctataaacaaagcaacacacAACAAGACGGGGAAAATGAGAGAGGACAAACTGAGATGGAAAGATTAGAAGCCAcaaatttcaacaacaaaagttACTTCTTCCTGCAGATGTAG